A portion of the Algisphaera agarilytica genome contains these proteins:
- a CDS encoding family 16 glycosylhydrolase, which produces MIRPLLVIVGLLFIAAPFASAQTRPGAKVTNEVSFEDAPERTNRKFPLSDQNNEGKWKPIRELSDEFGGKQLNTTRWYPNNPKWKGRPPTFFHGSNVSLENGELVLRVNKHGDAELPKGFTHTAGFIKSRDRLTYGYLEAEMKLMDAPWVSGFWVTNVQSDWWTEIDICENCPGSEGRENDLNSNMHVFRAPPDKGDVTEHFDSSKRYKVPFRLQDDYHVWGLEWDPEHIRFYIDGVLFREVENTHWHQPLEININNESNKWFGALPDDNRLDGEFRIKYLRVWQKRGGYENPFDK; this is translated from the coding sequence ATGATTCGACCGCTTCTGGTTATCGTCGGCTTGCTGTTCATCGCTGCACCCTTCGCCTCCGCCCAGACCCGGCCCGGCGCGAAAGTCACCAACGAAGTCTCCTTCGAAGACGCCCCCGAACGCACCAACCGCAAGTTCCCCCTCTCCGACCAGAACAACGAAGGCAAGTGGAAACCCATCCGCGAACTCTCCGATGAGTTCGGCGGCAAACAGCTCAACACCACCCGCTGGTACCCCAACAACCCCAAGTGGAAGGGCCGACCCCCGACGTTCTTCCACGGCTCGAACGTCAGCCTCGAAAACGGCGAGCTCGTCCTCCGCGTCAACAAGCACGGCGACGCCGAGCTGCCCAAGGGCTTCACCCACACCGCCGGCTTCATCAAGAGCCGTGATCGCCTGACCTACGGCTACCTCGAGGCCGAGATGAAACTCATGGACGCCCCCTGGGTCTCGGGCTTCTGGGTCACCAACGTGCAGTCGGACTGGTGGACCGAGATCGACATCTGCGAGAACTGTCCTGGCTCGGAAGGGCGCGAGAACGACCTGAACTCAAACATGCACGTCTTCCGCGCCCCGCCGGACAAGGGCGACGTCACCGAACACTTCGACAGCAGCAAGCGTTACAAGGTGCCGTTCCGCCTGCAGGACGACTACCACGTCTGGGGCCTGGAGTGGGACCCCGAACACATCCGCTTCTACATCGACGGCGTGCTCTTCCGTGAAGTCGAAAACACCCACTGGCACCAGCCGCTGGAGATCAACATCAACAACGAGTCGAACAAATGGTTCGGCGCGTTGCCGGATGACAACCGCCTCGACGGCGAGTTCCGCATCAAATACCTCCGCGTCTGGCAGAAACGCGGCGGGTACGAAAACCCGTTTGATAAGTGA
- a CDS encoding glycoside hydrolase family 2 TIM barrel-domain containing protein: MKRFAPLLALTFLFAFTATTTRAATVTVEKDGEGYQLFVDGQPYDIKGGGGDSSKPALVTAGGNTTRTWGAGDDLMGKLDEAEKLGLKVLVGIWLGHERHGFDYNDPAQVQEQFDMAKAAVLKHKDHPAVLAWGVGNEMEGYKDGGNPKIWKAVDDIAKMIKEIDPNHPTYTVTAEIGGERVRAMHELTPHIDMVGINTYGGVHSIPERYKAAGGTKPYLVAEFGPPGTWEQPNNDWGVPMEKTSTEKAGIYKTAYEALDADPLCVGSVAFTWGFKQEATATWFGMFLPDGSKLGAVDAMTEAWTGQAPDDLCPVIDSLTITSDNIVIPEGKVVAKLAAYDPEGKDIEVEWILKKEDKDYFTGGDYRPDMPTYPKAIVSASSDRVELKMPKKPGEYRLFAFVRDGSGGAATANVPLKVAGDMKSDYVGMDAELPLAVHTDDMPNGQPWIPSGYMGEAGSISMDEKSNDNPKAGNTCIKVTYSNPGGWGGVVWQNPVNDWGDKPGGFELTGATRLSFWARGAKGGEKVKVGFGILDRTKKFYDTAKGEQEITLTQEWNQYHFDLADKNLSCIKTGFYWVVAGQGSPLTFYFDDIIYEAEAATAEPD, translated from the coding sequence ATGAAACGCTTCGCCCCACTCCTCGCGCTAACGTTCCTCTTCGCTTTCACCGCCACCACCACCCGGGCCGCCACCGTCACCGTTGAAAAAGACGGCGAGGGCTATCAGCTGTTCGTCGATGGTCAGCCCTACGACATCAAGGGCGGCGGCGGCGACTCGTCCAAGCCCGCGCTCGTCACGGCCGGCGGCAACACCACCCGCACCTGGGGGGCCGGCGACGACCTCATGGGCAAGCTCGACGAAGCCGAGAAGCTCGGCCTCAAGGTCCTGGTCGGCATCTGGCTCGGCCACGAACGCCACGGCTTCGACTACAACGACCCCGCTCAGGTCCAGGAGCAGTTCGACATGGCCAAGGCGGCCGTGCTCAAACACAAGGACCACCCGGCCGTGCTCGCCTGGGGCGTGGGCAACGAGATGGAAGGCTACAAAGACGGCGGCAACCCCAAGATCTGGAAGGCCGTCGACGACATCGCCAAGATGATCAAGGAAATCGATCCGAACCACCCGACCTACACCGTCACCGCAGAGATCGGCGGCGAGCGCGTCCGGGCCATGCACGAACTCACCCCGCACATCGACATGGTGGGTATCAACACCTACGGCGGCGTGCACTCCATCCCCGAGCGCTACAAAGCCGCGGGCGGCACCAAGCCCTACCTCGTCGCGGAGTTCGGCCCGCCCGGCACGTGGGAACAGCCCAACAACGACTGGGGCGTGCCCATGGAGAAGACCAGCACCGAGAAGGCCGGCATCTACAAGACCGCTTACGAAGCGCTCGACGCCGACCCGCTCTGCGTCGGCTCGGTTGCCTTCACCTGGGGCTTCAAGCAGGAAGCCACCGCGACCTGGTTCGGCATGTTCCTGCCCGACGGCAGCAAGCTCGGCGCGGTTGACGCCATGACCGAAGCCTGGACCGGCCAAGCGCCCGACGACCTCTGCCCGGTCATCGACTCGCTCACCATCACCAGCGACAACATCGTCATCCCCGAAGGCAAAGTCGTCGCCAAGCTCGCGGCCTACGACCCCGAAGGCAAGGACATCGAAGTCGAGTGGATCCTCAAGAAGGAAGACAAGGACTACTTCACCGGCGGCGACTACCGCCCCGACATGCCGACCTATCCCAAAGCCATCGTGTCGGCGAGCAGCGACCGCGTCGAGCTGAAGATGCCCAAGAAGCCCGGCGAATACCGCCTGTTCGCCTTCGTGCGTGACGGCAGCGGCGGCGCCGCCACCGCCAACGTGCCGCTCAAGGTCGCCGGCGACATGAAGTCCGACTACGTGGGTATGGACGCCGAGCTGCCCCTCGCGGTGCACACCGACGACATGCCCAACGGCCAGCCGTGGATCCCCTCGGGCTACATGGGCGAAGCCGGCTCGATCAGCATGGATGAAAAATCCAACGACAACCCCAAGGCCGGCAACACCTGCATCAAGGTGACCTACAGCAACCCCGGCGGCTGGGGCGGCGTGGTCTGGCAGAACCCCGTCAACGACTGGGGCGACAAGCCCGGCGGCTTCGAACTCACCGGCGCCACCCGCCTGAGCTTCTGGGCCCGCGGTGCCAAGGGCGGCGAAAAGGTCAAGGTCGGCTTCGGCATCCTCGACCGCACCAAGAAGTTCTACGACACCGCCAAGGGTGAACAGGAAATCACCCTCACCCAGGAATGGAACCAGTACCACTTCGACCTGGCCGACAAGAACCTGTCCTGCATCAAGACCGGGTTCTACTGGGTCGTCGCCGGCCAAGGCTCGCCGTTGACCTTCTACTTCGACGATATCATTTACGAAGCCGAAGCCGCCACCGCCGAGCCCGATTGA
- a CDS encoding LacI family DNA-binding transcriptional regulator: MPSVREIAKSAGVSIGTVSRVLNNKPHVSAAARAKVLQAANRMPASRPVGGRAGTTSIALVYGGRSTLNTTFDSAILHGIAEALATTTHDLMIVSASRGRGPDESLGQMLMRRGVVGALLRTTTETHGICDELAEDGFAAVALADRIDHDRIGSVWADATPSIERGLEHLLHLGHRKIAIALNVIDDFDHAHRLDTYRRFVQTHGLEFDERWVVRSPANHDGGGASLRQLMALPERPTAVFAADPALGAGICNEALRLGIKLPDELSLIGFDDTNERFGTFPRMSSICQDAVALGVEGLQQLLTLVERREPAERHVTVPSWFEPLDSTAPPSA, translated from the coding sequence ATGCCAAGCGTCCGCGAGATTGCCAAATCAGCCGGAGTTTCGATCGGCACCGTTTCCCGTGTTCTGAACAACAAGCCCCACGTCAGTGCCGCGGCACGGGCGAAGGTCTTGCAGGCCGCTAACCGGATGCCGGCGTCTCGGCCCGTGGGAGGGCGGGCCGGGACCACTTCGATCGCTCTCGTCTACGGGGGGCGGTCCACGCTCAACACCACCTTCGACTCCGCGATCCTCCACGGCATCGCCGAAGCCCTGGCCACCACCACCCACGACCTGATGATCGTCAGCGCCTCCCGCGGCCGCGGGCCCGACGAATCGCTCGGCCAGATGCTCATGCGACGCGGCGTGGTCGGCGCCCTGCTCCGTACCACCACCGAGACCCACGGCATCTGTGACGAGCTCGCCGAGGACGGCTTCGCCGCCGTCGCCCTGGCCGACCGCATCGATCACGACCGCATCGGCAGCGTCTGGGCCGACGCCACCCCCTCCATCGAACGGGGCCTCGAGCACCTGCTGCACCTGGGCCACCGCAAGATCGCCATCGCCCTGAACGTCATCGACGACTTCGACCACGCCCACCGCCTGGACACCTACCGCCGGTTCGTCCAGACGCACGGCCTGGAGTTCGACGAACGCTGGGTCGTCCGCAGCCCCGCCAACCACGACGGCGGCGGCGCCTCGCTCCGCCAACTGATGGCATTGCCCGAACGCCCCACCGCCGTCTTCGCCGCCGACCCCGCGCTGGGTGCCGGCATCTGCAACGAGGCCCTGCGCTTGGGCATCAAGCTCCCCGACGAGCTCTCGCTCATCGGCTTCGACGACACCAACGAACGCTTCGGCACCTTCCCCCGCATGTCCAGCATCTGCCAGGACGCCGTGGCCCTGGGTGTCGAGGGTTTGCAACAACTTCTCACCCTGGTCGAGCGACGCGAGCCCGCCGAGCGGCACGTGACCGTGCCCAGCTGGTTCGAGCCGCTGGATTCCACCGCCCCGCCGTCCGCCTAA
- a CDS encoding D-alanine--D-alanine ligase family protein, producing the protein MKVMVLAGGPDREREVSLMSGEQVSAALREAGHEVIQRDLSPDDTAALEEFAMWCTESPGPGVVFPIFHGKWGEGGGAQQLLDQRGLPYVGCREAAARLCTDKTKTKQTLLDAGLPTPAFELVNADDQPTLDPPVVVKPNDDGSSIDLAICHDAESLDAAWADLSSRNDVLLVERFVRGKEITVGVIEDETGSPVALPSIHIVPATEFYDYEAKYIRDDTQYHFDTFAPELEAKLGEIAVAAFKTLGCRHLSRIDMFVDEDDQPWVIEVNTLPGFTTHSLLPMGAAKQGTDMPGLVDRLVNLAVNG; encoded by the coding sequence ATGAAAGTCATGGTGCTCGCCGGCGGGCCGGACCGGGAACGGGAAGTCTCGCTGATGTCGGGAGAGCAGGTGTCCGCCGCGTTGCGGGAGGCGGGGCACGAGGTGATCCAGCGCGATCTTTCGCCGGATGACACGGCAGCGCTGGAGGAGTTTGCGATGTGGTGCACCGAGTCGCCGGGGCCGGGCGTGGTGTTTCCGATCTTCCACGGCAAGTGGGGCGAAGGCGGCGGCGCCCAACAACTGCTCGACCAACGCGGTCTGCCCTACGTCGGCTGCCGAGAAGCCGCGGCCCGTCTGTGCACCGACAAGACCAAGACGAAACAGACCCTGCTCGACGCCGGGCTACCCACGCCGGCGTTTGAACTCGTCAACGCGGACGACCAGCCGACGCTCGACCCGCCGGTGGTGGTCAAGCCCAACGACGACGGCTCGAGCATCGACCTGGCGATCTGCCACGACGCCGAGTCGCTCGATGCGGCGTGGGCGGACCTGTCGTCACGTAACGACGTGCTGCTCGTCGAGCGATTCGTGCGCGGCAAGGAGATCACCGTCGGCGTGATCGAAGACGAAACGGGCTCGCCCGTCGCGCTGCCGTCGATCCACATCGTCCCCGCGACCGAGTTCTACGACTACGAAGCCAAGTACATCCGTGACGACACGCAGTACCACTTCGACACGTTCGCCCCCGAGCTCGAGGCCAAGCTCGGCGAGATCGCGGTCGCGGCTTTTAAGACCTTGGGCTGCCGCCACCTCTCGCGCATCGACATGTTTGTCGACGAAGACGATCAGCCGTGGGTGATCGAGGTCAACACCCTGCCGGGCTTCACGACGCACTCGCTGTTGCCGATGGGCGCGGCGAAACAAGGCACCGACATGCCGGGGCTGGTCGATCGCTTGGTGAATCTGGCGGTGAACGGTTGA